The Camelina sativa cultivar DH55 chromosome 16, Cs, whole genome shotgun sequence sequence AGTGGGAAGAACAGAGTAAGATATGGCCAACTTCATTTCACCCTCCAACCTAGTAAGCTCCatgtcttttttgtttgattttggtttcttgGATCTTGTTTGTAACCAAAGGACTCTACATTATCGGTCTTGtctttttaatatctaataaGCTTTAGTCGTTCTAGATTAATCCTACTTCTTGATGATTTCTACTAGTGCTCTTATCTGCATTGTGATAGCAATATATGTCTTTGTTTATTGTGCAAAAGTCAAtgaattttttacttttgcattTGGCAATGACAGCAATATAGATGGCATCGGTGGGTTCAGCGAGGAGGATACACAATCGATCTGCAAGTTCATGAGAGTTGTTATTGATATGGCAGTATCTGGTCATAAACCAGTAAGTATTTACCATTGATCTACATAACGTCGATATGAAATTTTAGACAATAGACCAGGCTCTCCTAATCATCTGTTTACCATGGTTTCATTACATAGAAATTGATCTCAGTTTACCACATTTCTAATGTACTTTTCAGCTTGTAAATGCTGCAGTGATAGTCGATCCCTCAGTTAGGCGAATAATAGCTAGTGAAACTGATCAAGTATATGCTTCGTCTGGCGACAACACTAGCACTGAGACTAGCCCCTATAAGGAAACGGGGGATATATGCTTAAATGACACACTTGAAAAACAGAATGGTTCATTGTCTGCTGTTGCTTGTCTGAATCTCTGGAACTGGAGTTTACAGCCGCATGACACTGAAAATTGTAGCCTGTGGCATCCTCTTAGGCATGCTTCCATGGTTGCCATTGAATCTTCTTCTGCCAGAGATAGACATCTGTTTCCCAATTCATCCGAGATTTTTGGTCAGGATCACGTTCAGCCCTCAAATATGGATTCTCCGGCTAAAAAGCAGAAAACAAGCAGTCAGGGTCCAGACGTAAGTTCATTCCAACCAAGATTCTTTAGTCTCCTCCACGTGCTTTGACTAGTACAGAATTCTCTCTTACACTTTTGAGCTACTGATAGGTCCAAATTGACAGCGGAGAAGAGACTCTTAGAAATCCTTCAATGGAAAGGCCGTACCTCTGCACTGGTTATGACATTTTCCTCCTGTTGGAGCCTTGTACAATGTGAGTTTCTACATACATTACCCTTCTAACATCCGCAAGTAAgtaaatctaataaaatgcGTGATATGTTCCCAAGGTGTGCTATGGCCCTTGTGCATCAAAGAATAAAGCGGATTTTCTATGCTTTTCCAAACCCTACGGCAGGTGGTCTCGGGAGTGTTCATAGACTTCAAGGGGAAAAGAGTTTGAACCATCATTATGCAGTGTTTAGAGTTTTGCTGCCTGATGACGCCCTTAGACAATTGGCCACAGTCTAATGCATTGTTGTAGTTGAGTAATAATTGTATTACAGGTTCTGAGTAAGAAAGctgattctttgttcttgttctttccAAGAATCCAAAATCTTATTGAGTTATATGTATACTATCAATGTTAGTCAACACAAATCATTTTGTTCTAAGTGCAATTTGCTAACCACTTAAaagatcaaagagagagagagagaagcttaaTTCCTGAAAAGGCTTGTTTAAATTGGTATGTAATGAAGTCTGAATTTGTACTTACAGACTACAATAAACTAAAACCATCTTGGTCGGATATTGTCTAGAGAGGAGGAATCAGAGATCAGCTTTTCCAGGATATCAAGGGAAATGGATAACATCTCTGATGTTGTCAATTCCTGTAGCGAACAGAATCATACGTTCGAAGCCAAGTCCAAATCCACAATGCTTCACTGTTCCATAACGACGCAAGTCAACGTACCACTCATATGGCTCAATTGGTAGACCTATCTCCTAGATCCTGTTACATAAGACTACAGGTTTTGCTTCATAAAACTTTTATGATAAAAGAGTCAAAATATTGAATGTGTTTCACTTTCACATACCTCTGTTTGGCTCTGAGGCCAAGTCGACTCCCCACTCCACTTTGTTATCAAATTCCTTTCCTTCAGCTACAGTTTTCTCAAGTACCTCTATTGCTTTAGCGGATACTTAGTCGGATCCACCCGTTCCCACATCAATTCTCAATGGCCAAAGTTAAGCTCAATGCTCTGCTTCACACCTCTTTACCTTCGGGAGGAATCTTCAAAACTCCATCAACAGTAACACAAGTTCCCGTCGCAACCAACTTTGAGAGATGTAAAGAGAAGAATCAACCATAAGTAAAAGCAAAAGTACCTTTCCCTTGTAAAAGAAACTTGATATGGATTTTGCTTCATAAACTCGTAGTTTCCCTcaggttagggttttttttttttatcaattgcTGAACCTTACTTGCTACGCGCGTTTACTACCCAAGGTGTGACCTTTGaaatggagatttttttttttttttttttacttcattatACATTACTTTCATTATACATTACTTTTGAAAAGAGGTTGTCAGTACAGATGAGCTAATGGCGACAGTTTATTATATTTCTGAAATTTCGTACCACTCATATGGCTCAATTGGTAGACATATCACCTATCTCCTCGATCATAAAAGAGCCAAAATATTGAATGTGTTTCACTTTCACATACCTTTTTATGATCGTTTAAATGGAGTTAGGTGCCTTTTAAAGGagagttaattataaataaatatttaatttgtttttacttaaaagaaaaagaataccaagtggcccaatcaaaattcacatgatttggtagttttgttcgttttgttgatataaacctaacactcacacataatatttcaaattgaaattattatttttaaaagtgacaaactaaattagttttcttattatGAACTTgaatctaaagattttttaataacCCATGGATaacttcaatctttttttctttttaactcatcaatttaatttatagtgctagattccatactaatggtttcatctttataGAACTCagttaaatgatattttttaaattatattattttctatatttcacttccagttaaatatgattgtttttgggatcatttttcattttgattaaatcacaaagaccatatttttttaattaagttctttttttttttaaaactcaatcataaataaaataaatattatattgatctttacatatttatctattggatcactaaacaaaatagactttataaataaagttgatagactttaaaaaaaatagactttataaat is a genomic window containing:
- the LOC104750981 gene encoding probable inactive tRNA-specific adenosine deaminase-like protein 3 is translated as MDSSDKWEIIHIPEKPALSPDHQPTVKVYASLIKPKFANTIVRHLCKIAPLEDLRHVKRVKKKILPDRGETQLTVILCLAPERHDHLNDSIPPDVQKLVDPYELSPFITEVCKYAAVSKEEWEEQSKIWPTSFHPPTYNIDGIGGFSEEDTQSICKFMRVVIDMAVSGHKPLVNAAVIVDPSVRRIIASETDQVYASSGDNTSTETSPYKETGDICLNDTLEKQNGSLSAVACLNLWNWSLQPHDTENCSLWHPLRHASMVAIESSSARDRHLFPNSSEIFGQDHVQPSNMDSPAKKQKTSSQGPDVQIDSGEETLRNPSMERPYLCTGYDIFLLLEPCTMCAMALVHQRIKRIFYAFPNPTAGGLGSVHRLQGEKSLNHHYAVFRVLLPDDALRQLATV